The Clostridia bacterium DNA segment GATGAACCCGCAGGGATTGTTTGAGCATTTTGGTGCAGCCGGCTTAATTGAGGAGGTATAGCAAATGTACGATATTTCTAAATACAAAGAAGCGACTAGTGTCGAGGAGGCATTGAGATATTTAGGAGATGACCCCAAGAGTATAGCCATAGCTGCTGGATCCGATGTCTTAATTAAAATCAGAGAAGGCAAGTTGGCTGGCGCTAGCTTGGTCAGTATTATCAAGATTGAAGAGTTGAAGCACATAACCATAGACGACGAAGAAAATATTCATATCGGCCCCTTGGTAAATTTCACGCAGCTTGAAGAAGATGCCATTATTAAGGAACGGATTGGCTATCTGGGCAAGGCTGGCGGAACGATGGGAGGCCCCCAACTTAGAAACATCGCTACCATAGGAGGGAATATCTGCAATGGTGCTACCTCCGCAGATTCTGGTTCGACCCTGGTATGTCTAAATGCTGAACTAGTGCTTACTTCTGAGGGAGGGCAACGCATACTGCCTATTGAAAAATTCTACATTGGACCGGGAAAAGTAGACTTGAAACCGGGAGAACTCCTGACTGACATTATCATCCGGAAAGATGAATATGCCGGGTATGAAGGCAAGTATACTAAGTTTGCTCAGAGAAAATCTATGGATATTGCAACCATTGGTTGTGCTGTGATGATTAAAAAAGAAGGAAATACAATCAAAGACTTGCGCTTAGGCTATGGTGTAGCAGCACCGACACCAGTTCGTTGCCCAATAACCGAAAAATTTGCGAAGGGCCTTGAACTGACAAGGGAAAATGCGCAGGCTATTGGTAAAAAAGCGCTCGAAGATGTGAGCCCGAGGGATTCTTGGCGAGGTTCTAAAGCGTACCGAGAGCAACTCATCAAAGTGTTGGCGGAACGCGCCATCATAGATATAGCTGAAGGCGGGGGTGAATAGTATGCTAAAAAAAATCAGTTTAACAGTGAATGGAACCAAAAGAAGCGTAGAAATTGACGAGCGGGAGTCCTTGCTCGAGGTTTTGCGTGATAAATTGGGTCTTACTTCTGTAAAACAGGGATGCGGGGTCGGAGAATGCGGTGCATGTGCTGTATTAATTGACGGGATAAGCATCGATAGCTGCATCTATTTGGCTTCTTGGGCGGATGGCAAGGAAATTCGTACAGTGGAAGGTTTGGAAGTAGACGGGAAACTGTCTGAGGTACAACAGGCCTTTGTTGATGAGGGAGCGGTCCAATGTGGATTTTGTATCCCTGGTTTTGTAATTTCGGCAACCGAGCTCAAGGAAAGTGGCAAGAAATATACCAGGGACGAGGTTAGAAGAGCCTTGTCTGGACACTTGTGCCGTTGTACAGGCTACCAAAAAATCGTAGAGGCGACGGAGAAAGCGCTCGAGAAAAAGTAAACGGAAGGTACATATTATGAAAGAGATCAGATTTACTTTGAATGGAGAGAAGATGCATGCTGAGGTGGACGGAGAGCAAAAACTCCTCGGCTATTTGCGAAATGAGACGCATCTGTATAGTGTGAAGAATGGTTGTAATACTGGCCAGTGTGGTGCTTGTACCGTCATCATTGATGGAAAAGCGAAACGAGCTTGTGTGACCAAGATGGAAAAATTGGATGGTGCCGTGATTGAGACACTGGAGAATTTACACAAAGATGGGTCACTGCATCCTATTCAGAAAGCGTTTATCCAAGGTGGGGCGATTCAGTGTGGTTTTTGTACTCCAGGTATGATTATGGCCACCAAAGCCCTTTTGGATGTGAACCAAGACCCAAGTGATGAAGAAATTAAGCAGGCGTTGAAGTTTAATATCTGTCGTTGTACCGGCTATGTTGCGATTTTGGAATCGGTACGTTTGGCAGGAAGATTTCTCAGGGGTGAGGAAGAATACCATGAGCCACAGGGCGATTTGGGTGTAGGAAAGTCTCCGTATGGAAGAGATGTGGTGGCCAAGGCGATGGGCTTGCCCATCTTTGCGGACGACCGTTCTTTCGAAAATATGCTATACGGTAAATTGGTATACGCAAATAGGCCGCACGCCAAAATAGTATCCATTGATACTAGCAAGGCTGAAGCAATGGAAGGCGTAGAAACTGTCGCGACACATAAGGATATCCCAGGGTTTGACCGCTTTGGGTTAATTAACAAGAATCAGCAGATCCTAGCTGAAGATGAGGTCATTTTTGTAGGCGACCCAGTAGCAGTAGTATATGCTGAGACGCTAGAAATTGCCGAACAAGCAGCCAAACTGGTCGAGGTGGAGTATAAGGACTTACCAGGGGTGTTTACGCCCCAAGAGGCCATAGAATCGGATACAGTGTTCTTTCATGGCAAGAAGACCCTCAGTGAAACACAGGTGCACCGTGGTGACATAGAAAAGGGATTTGCACAAGCTGACGTGATCGTCGAGAATGAGTTTTACGTGCCTTTTGTGGAGCATGCTTATTTAGAACCGGAATGTGGTTTGTCCCACTATGATAGCAAGGGTGTTTTAGTCTTGTTAAGTTCCAGCCAAGGAAGCTACTCCTTTAAAACCATGATGATGGATATGTTGAAATTATCTGGGGATGAGGTACGGGTAATTGCTACCCCGGCCGGTGGAGCTTTCGGGGGTAAAGAGGAACCTACGGTTCAGTTACACTGTGCCTTGGGAACATATTTGACAAAAAGGCCAGTCAAAATAACCATGACCAGGGAAGAGTCCATTATGGCTTCTACCAAACGGCATGCTGAATGGCTAAATTACAAATTGGGTGCTAAGAAGGATGGTACACTGGTGGCCTTCAAGGGTGAAGCGCTGGTGGATACCGGGGCGTATGATTCGTTGGGAGCTCCTGTAACCTTTAGAACGGGAGTCTGCACAGCAGGCCCATATAGTATTCCCAATGTGGAAACCAAATCCACTAGTTACTACACCAACAATACGCCAGGAGGAGCCTTCCGTGGCTTTGGCAGTACGCAGGTAGCTTTTGCTTCCGAAGTGATGATGGATATGTTGGCTGAAAAATTAGGAATGGATCCTATCGACTTGCGTTTAAAGAACGCATTGAGACCAGGCTGGCAGACCATTACCGGACAGACCGTGGAACCAGGCACAGGATTGATTGGCACCATTGAGGTGGTGCGAGATTCATGGGAAAAACAAAAGGATAACTTCAAACCTTCTGGACCAAACAAGAAAATCGGTATTGGCTTTGCCTCTGCATACAAGAATGTAGGTTTAGGCACTGGCCTAAACGATAAGGCTGGGGCAGTCTTTGACCTTGTGGATGGGGAGATTACTGTATACCAAGGAGCATCTGAGATGGGCCAGGGTACAGGTATTGTAATGGGACAAATTGCGGCAACGGCTACAGGAATCCCTTACAAGGCCATTCGTGTCATTTCCAACGATACTGGTCTTTGTCCAGACGGGGAAGAAACCACAGCCTCTAGACAAGTATATATTTCCGGGCATGCCATAAAGTCTGCTGGCGAGGGATTTATGGATAACTTGAGATACTTTATCCTGAAGCACTTCGGTTTAGAAAGTGCTCAAATTCGTTATCTAACCGAAGGCATTGAAGATACTCGGACTGGAAACGTTATTTCCTGGCAAACGATTGGTGATAAGTTGCAGGAAACGGGAGAAAGCGTGCGCTTTGAAGTGGAACATTCCGCTCCGGACACCGTTCCACTACCGGCCAACAACTTGCCCAAAGAGGGAGATGACCCTCAAGAGTATAAGATTCACTCCCAATACTGCTATGCAAGCCAAATGGCTATAGTAGAAGTAGATGAAACGACTGGCGACTATAGGGTCTTAAAGATTATTGCAGCCAATGATCTTGGTAAAGCCATTAATCCAAAGCAGGTTGAAGGCCAGATTGCCGGCGGAACTCTGATGGGAGTCGGGTATGGGACTAGCGAA contains these protein-coding regions:
- the xdhB gene encoding xanthine dehydrogenase FAD-binding subunit XdhB is translated as MYDISKYKEATSVEEALRYLGDDPKSIAIAAGSDVLIKIREGKLAGASLVSIIKIEELKHITIDDEENIHIGPLVNFTQLEEDAIIKERIGYLGKAGGTMGGPQLRNIATIGGNICNGATSADSGSTLVCLNAELVLTSEGGQRILPIEKFYIGPGKVDLKPGELLTDIIIRKDEYAGYEGKYTKFAQRKSMDIATIGCAVMIKKEGNTIKDLRLGYGVAAPTPVRCPITEKFAKGLELTRENAQAIGKKALEDVSPRDSWRGSKAYREQLIKVLAERAIIDIAEGGGE
- a CDS encoding (2Fe-2S)-binding protein, coding for MLKKISLTVNGTKRSVEIDERESLLEVLRDKLGLTSVKQGCGVGECGACAVLIDGISIDSCIYLASWADGKEIRTVEGLEVDGKLSEVQQAFVDEGAVQCGFCIPGFVISATELKESGKKYTRDEVRRALSGHLCRCTGYQKIVEATEKALEKK
- a CDS encoding molybdopterin-dependent oxidoreductase, which produces MKEIRFTLNGEKMHAEVDGEQKLLGYLRNETHLYSVKNGCNTGQCGACTVIIDGKAKRACVTKMEKLDGAVIETLENLHKDGSLHPIQKAFIQGGAIQCGFCTPGMIMATKALLDVNQDPSDEEIKQALKFNICRCTGYVAILESVRLAGRFLRGEEEYHEPQGDLGVGKSPYGRDVVAKAMGLPIFADDRSFENMLYGKLVYANRPHAKIVSIDTSKAEAMEGVETVATHKDIPGFDRFGLINKNQQILAEDEVIFVGDPVAVVYAETLEIAEQAAKLVEVEYKDLPGVFTPQEAIESDTVFFHGKKTLSETQVHRGDIEKGFAQADVIVENEFYVPFVEHAYLEPECGLSHYDSKGVLVLLSSSQGSYSFKTMMMDMLKLSGDEVRVIATPAGGAFGGKEEPTVQLHCALGTYLTKRPVKITMTREESIMASTKRHAEWLNYKLGAKKDGTLVAFKGEALVDTGAYDSLGAPVTFRTGVCTAGPYSIPNVETKSTSYYTNNTPGGAFRGFGSTQVAFASEVMMDMLAEKLGMDPIDLRLKNALRPGWQTITGQTVEPGTGLIGTIEVVRDSWEKQKDNFKPSGPNKKIGIGFASAYKNVGLGTGLNDKAGAVFDLVDGEITVYQGASEMGQGTGIVMGQIAATATGIPYKAIRVISNDTGLCPDGEETTASRQVYISGHAIKSAGEGFMDNLRYFILKHFGLESAQIRYLTEGIEDTRTGNVISWQTIGDKLQETGESVRFEVEHSAPDTVPLPANNLPKEGDDPQEYKIHSQYCYASQMAIVEVDETTGDYRVLKIIAANDLGKAINPKQVEGQIAGGTLMGVGYGTSEAYIQEKGIVKTKTLAKCGVPKITDAPDIECLIVEEPVLDGPYGAKGMGELPVNPAAPAIVNAIYNAVGVRITSLPATKDKVAKALGL